TTGATACCGTTCTTTTCGCCACTTTTGGTGTCTTTTTCCCACAAGATCAAGTGCACTTTAATTTTGAGGGGGATAGAGTAGGTAATACCCCTCTCCATCGCTTCTCTAACAGTGTATTTAGACTTGCCAAATTCACAACCCGCATACTCTAAAGTGATGCGGTTATGCTCATCTTGGATAGGAAAAATGGATTTAAAAACCTTTTCAATCCCGCTCTCTTTGCCATCTTTGGAATACAAGAAAGAATCATAGCTGTCTCGTTGTAATAATAATAAATTAGGAACTTCTAAATCTGTCGGGGTTTTTGTAAAATCAGCTCTCAAGCGGTTTTTTAGGGGAATTTTTTTTGACATATTTCAAGCCTTTGATCAAAAATTTTGAGTTATTTAATGCATTAATTCAAGTAAGCATTGCAAAAGGATCTTTAAACTTTAAAACCATCCATGATAAAAATACCAAACCCACCTGCAATACTAACCACTTTAGGCCACACGCTCACAAACAAAATCATGGAGCAAAATCATCTGCCACGCTAGAGCAGAGAAAGGCGCAAAGGCCTTTCTGTTTTTAAGTCTTACTTGACTTCAACCTTAGCACCTACTTCTTCAAGTTTCTTCTTGATGGTTTCAGCTTCTTCTTTATTCACGCCCTCTTTAAGCACATGAGGGGTTTTTTCGGTAGCGTCTTTAGCTTCTTTCAGGCCAAGTCCAGTGATTTCACGAACCACTTTAATCACCTTAATTTTTTCAGCACCGCTATCGGCCAAAATCACATTAAATTCGGTTTTTTCTTCACTCTCAGCCGCTGCACCGCCAGCTACAGCCGCACCCGCTACGACCGTTGGAGTCGCGCTCACGCCAAATTTTTCCTCAAACATTTTAACCAATTCAGCAAGCTCTAAAACGCTCAATGAACCAATATACTCTAACACTTCTTCTTTTGAAATTGCCATAATCCAATCCTTCAAATTTTTTTAATTAAAGCCATCATAGGCTCTTAGTTTTCTTCTTTCGCTTTACGCAAATTGTCTAAACCGGTCACAAAATAACGCGCCGGAGCCGTCCAAACAGAAAGCAACATTCCCATAAGCTCTTCTTTGCTCGGGAGTTTTGAAACCGCTTCCACATGAGCTACGCTAACGCTTTCTTTATCAAACAAGCCCGCTTTCAACACAAAGTGATCTTTATGCTCTTTTTGGAAATCAAACACGAGCTTAGAGAGAGCGATTTGATCACCGCCCCACAAAAACACATTGGTTTCTTTCAAATCCAAATCAGAATAGCCGGCCTCTTTCATGGCAATATGAGCGAGAGTGTTCTTAATCACTTGCACTTTAATGCCTTGATTGCGAGCCTTATTCCTTAAAGCTTCCAACTTTTTTACGCTAAGACCCTTATAATCGCAAATTAAAAGGGCTTTGGCATCCACAAATTGCGACTTTAAGTTAGCGACTAGCTCTACTTTATGCTGCCTTTGATGTTGTTTTTGCATCTTTTCCTCCTTTCTAGACTAGACCTCTGCAAGATTATCTTTTTAAAAAAGAAATTTTAAGCTTTTTAGCTCTTACGATCTTCAGCCTAAGATTAAAAACTCCTAACGCTATTTAATATCCATCAATTCCTGTGCGTCCAAACTCACTGAAGGCGACATGGTAAGCGAAAGAGCGGCGTTTCTAATATACTTGCCTTTCGCGCTACTGGGTTTTAGGCGGTTGATCGTTTTAACCAACTCAAGCATGTTTTCTTTGATTTTTTCTTCAGGAAAACTCGCTTTGCCAATAGGGGCATGGACATTGCCCTTTTTGTCCACCCTGAAATTCACTTGACCGCTTTTAGCGTTACTAACCGCTTTAGCAATATCCATCGTAACGGTTCCGGTTTTAGGGTTTGGCATCAAACCCTTAGGGCCTAAAATCCTACCCACTTTACCGACAACCGCCATCATATCAGGCGTTGCGATCACCATGTCAAAATCAATACGGCCATTTTTGATTTCTTCAGCCAAATCGTCTCCGCCAACGACATCAGCCCCAGCGTTCTTGGCTTCATCTTGCTTAATGTCTTTTGCAAAAACGGCCACCCTCACTTTTTTCCCTGTTCCATGAGGAAGCACCACCGCACCGCGCACCATTTGATCCGCATGCCTTGGATCAACCCCTAGTCTTAACGCTACTTCCACGGTTTCATCAAATTTGGCTGAAGCGAGAGATTTAACCACCTCTACGCCTTGCTCTACGCCATACGCTTTATCGTTTTGAATTTTAGAAAAAAGTTTTTCCAATCTTTTAAATACTTTTTTTGCCACGATTCTAATCCTTAAAAATTTCTTTCAATTCCAACAAAACCCAATCAATCCACAACTTCTACGCCCATGCTCCTAGCGCTGCCCATAACGATTTTTTTGGCCGCTTCCATGGTGCTTGTGTTTAAATCTTCCATTTTCAATTGCGCGATCTCTTCCACTTGCTTGTGGGTGAGCTTTGCAATTTTATTTTTGAGCGGGTTGTCAGAACCTTTTTCAACCCCAGAAGCTTTTTTGATCAAATCCGTTACCGGAGGCTTTTTAGTGATAAAGGTAAAACTCTTATCTTGATAAACCGTGATAATGACCGGGATATTAAAACTCCCCATGTCTTTAGTTCTCTCGTTAAAAGCCTTGCAAAATTCCATGATATTAACCCCTCTTTGACCCAACGCTGGCCCTACGGGAGGTGAAGGGTTTGCCTTACCAGCAGGGATTTGAAGTTTGATTTCTCCGACTACTTTTTTAGCCATGTTTTCTCCTTAAAAAGTTATATAATTTTTTCCACTTGCGAATGCAAAATCTCTATTGGAGTGTTCCTGCCAAAAATAGAAACATTGAGCTTGAGCTTGCGGTGTTCCACATCATACTCTTCCACTGTAGCGGTAAAGTTTGCAAAAGGACCTTCCACCACACGCACCACTTCGCCTTGCTCAAAAAAGATTTTTGGCTTGGGGGCTGCTCGGTTATTCATTTTTTCTAAAATATGCCCAATATCCGCTTCACTCAGTGGGGTTGGCTTTTTGTTTTCTCCAATAAAACGGCTCACTCTTGGCAAAGATTGTATCTTATGCCACAAAACCGTATCTAAATCCACCTTAATAAAAACATATCCAGGATAAAGGCTTCGTTCCGTTACTTTCGTCTTGCTTTTTTTAGAAACTTCTATAATATCTTCAGTAGGCACAATAATTTCTTGTATCCTATCTCTTATATTATGGTCGTTCGCTAGATTCTCAATCGCTTTCTTAACGGACTGCTCGCTCCCTGAATAAGTTTGTATGGCATACCAATCCATCATTATTCTCCTTATTTAAAGCCACCAACCTATAGAACACTAGAGACAAAAGCCCCTAGAGAAAAATCCAACAAAGCTAAAAATAGCGTGATAGTGCTCACCACCACCAAAACAGAAACAAGTGCATTGCGTATCTGCTCTTTAATAGGAAATATCACTTTAGAAAGTTCTTCTCTAGCTAATTTATATTGCATGAGCCATTTATCCATAGTTTCTTTTCGCCCTCACTTAAACTTAATACATTTATACATTAAAAGAATTTTCAATTTTATCCAAAATAGCTTAAACTAAAATTAAAAAATTTAAAAACAATCCAATTGAAACACAAATTTGATAGAATAAATTAGTAGATGGCAGGCCAGGAGGGACTCGAACCCCCAACAACCGGTTTTGGAGACCGACGCTCTACCATTGGAGCTACTGACCTAACCTCCCCTCCTTTTAAATTGCAACACCAAAGAAAGAGCTAACTCTTCAATTTGATTTCTTTATGAAGAGTGTGCTTATTTTCCCTTGGGCAGAACTTCTTAAGCTCCAGTTTTTCAGTGTTAGTTTTAGCGTTCTTGGTTGTGCTGTAATTGATGTCTTCACAATCAGAACACTTCAACCCTATTTTAACTTTCATAATGACCCTTTATGGTAACCTCTTTTTGCTAATATTATTCAATAATATTGCTCACAACACCAGCACCAACGGTTCTACCGCCTTCACGAATCGCAAATTTAGTTCCCAATTCCAATGCAACAGGGCTAATCAACTCTACGGTGATTTTAACATTATCGCCAGGCATAACCATTTCTACGCCTTCAGGAAGGGTGATAGAGCCAGTCACATCAGTCGTGCGCACATAGAATTGCGGGCGGTAGTTGGTAAAGAATGGAGTGTGTCTCCCGCCTTCTTCTTTAGAAAGGACATAAATCTCTCCCTCAAATTTCTTGTGCGGAGTGATAGAACCTGGTTTGCATAGAACCATACCGCGTTCTACTTCTTCTTTTTTAGTTCCTCTTAAAAGCACGCCCACATTATCGCCGGCTTCACCTTTTTCCAACTCTTTCCTAAACATTTCTACACCGGTTACAGTCGTTTTTTGTGTAGGTCTGATACCAACGATTTCCACTTCATCGCCTACTTTCACCACGCCTCTTTCAATCCTACCTGTAACCACAGTCCCTCTACCCGCAATAGAGAACACATCTTCAACCGGCATCAAGAAAGTTTTTTCAGTGTCTCTTTCTGGAGTAGGGATATAGGCATCCACTTCAGCCATAAGCTTAAGCACTTTTTCACCCCATTCACCCACATTACCAGCCTTTGCTTCTTCTAAAGCTCTTAAAGCTGAACCCGCTATGATAGGAGTGTCATCGCCAGGGAATTCATACGCGCTCAACAATTCGCGTACTTCCATTTCTACAAGCTCTAACAATTCTTGGTCATCTACCATGTCTTGTTTGTTTAAGAAAACAACAATGTGAGGCACGCCTACTTGACGAGACAATAAGATATGCTCTCTGGTTTGAGGCATAGGACCATCAGCTGCAGAAACAACCAAAATCGCTCCGTCCATTTGTGCCGCACCGGTGATCATGTTTTTTACATAGTCAGCGTGTCCTGGGCAATCCACATGCGCATAGTGTCTGTTTTCAGTTTCATATTCAATGTGAGAAGTAGCGATAGTGATCCCTCTTTCTTTTTCTTCAGGGGCGTTATCAATATTATCATAATCTTTCATTTCTGCAAGACCTTTCAAAGAAAGCACCGCTGAAATCGCTGCACTCAAAGTCGTTTTACCATGGTCTACATGCCCAATGGTTCCAATATTAACATGCGGCTTAGTTCTATTAAACTTTTCTTTTGCCATTTGTATTTCTCCTTAATTTTTTGAAATGGATTTTAGAATTATACTAAACAAAATCCTAAGTATTCCTAAATGCTACCACAAAATTTAAGACATTTCTGTCTTATCGCCATTCAAGAGATTATAAACTGGAGCCTATAAGCGGAATTGAACCGCCGACCTCTTCCTTACCAAGGAAGTGCTCTGCCTCTGAGCTATATAGGCGTCTCAAAAACTAAAATGTTATCCTAAAAATGGAGCGGGAAACGGGACTCGAACCCGCGACCCTCAGCTTGGAAGGCTGATGCTCTAGCCAACTGAGCTATTCCCGCATCTAAAAAAACAAAATGGTGGTGAGACGTGGATTCGAACCACGGAAGACATAGTCAGCAGATTTACAGTCTGCCCTCGTTGGCCACTTGAGTATCTCACCAAAAACTTTACAAAATAACATTTTAACTGGAGCTGGCTAAGGGACTTGAACCCCCGACCTGCTGCTTACAAGGCAGCTGCTCTACCAACTGAGCTAAGCCAGCAACTAAAATAATCAAAGACTTGGGATTATAGCAGTTTTATACTTGACTTGTCAAGAAATGATGACAGAAAGCTAAATTATTCGTATGGCACAGAGCATGGTTAAAATTTAGCTATAATCTAGCTCAATTTGGCTTAACACAGCTCAAGCTTATTACATATAAAAGAATTTATGGACACTTAAATTATGGCGAAAAAAAAACATAAAATTTCTACTTTAAAATACTTTTTACGCTCTTTAAAGCAAATCTATATGCTCATCACTTTCAAGGAAAAAATGGTTTTTTTCCTGCTTGTGCTGATGGCAGTTTTTTCTTCTTTTGTGGAAGTGATGTCTCTAACTCTCTTAATGCCTTTTATCACTCTTGCTTCCGATCCTATTAGGGCTTTAGACGATAAAGACTGGAAAATGGTCTATGATTTTTTCCATTTTTCATCTCCCGTTCGCTTGATGTATTTTTTTAGTTTTTGCTTGGTGGGGATTTATTTGTTCAGGATGTTTTATGGGGTGTCTTTCACTTATTTGAAAGGGCGTTTTTCCAATAAAAAAGCTTATCAAATCAAGCAACAACTTTTTTTACAGCACATTAAAAGCAACTACCTCTCCCACCTTAACCACAACTTGGATTCTTTAAGAGATATTATCAATAATAAAGCGGATGGCATGTTTATGAGCTTTAACGCTTTTTTGAATCTACTCACTGAATTAACCGTGATCGTTTTTTTCTATTCCACGCTATTAATCACTAACTGGAAGTTAACGCTTATATTCACTCTAATCATCTCCATACAAATTTTTATCATCACTAAAAAAATCACCGTTCTTATTCAAAAAAAGGGCGAGATAGCGGCAAAATCTAGGGCGCAAACGCTTAAAGTTTTTTCAAAATTTTTCAGCAATTTCAAAATCACTAAACTCAAAGACAACCATGAAGAAGCCCACAAGCTTTTTGGAGAAAATAGCCGTAAAGCCCATGACACCGAGATCATTTATGCCACTTTGCAAGTAGTCCCCAGGTATTCATTAGAAACGGTGGGCTTTAGTTTGTTGATTTTAGCGGTCGCTTACATTTTATTCAAATACGGCGAAGCTAAAATGGTGCTCCCTACCATTTCTATGTATGCTCTAGCGCTTTATCGCACGCTCCCTTCTGTTACTGGCGTTTTGAATCAATACAATGAAATCGCTTACAACCAGCTTGCGACCAACATTGTTTTTAAAAGCCTTTCTAAAACCATCGTTGAAGAAGATTTAGTCCCTTTAGACTTTAATGAAAAAATCACTCTTCAAAACATTTCATTCGCTTACAAGTCAAAACACCCGGTTTTAAAAGATTTTAACCTCACCATTCAAAAAGGTCAAAAAGTCGCTCTCATAGGCCATAGCGGGTGCGGAAAATCCACACTGGCGGATATTATTATGGGGCTTACCTACCCTAAAAGCGGGGAAATTTTTATTGATAACACCCTTTTAACCAACGAAAACAGGCGCTCATGGCGTAAAAAAATAGGCTATATCCCCCAAAATATTTACCTTTTTGATGGCACTGTGGGGGATAATATCGCTTTTGGGAGCGCCATAGATGAAAAACGCTTGATTAAGGTGTGCAAAATGGCTCATATTTATGATTTTTTATGTGAGCATGAAGGTCTTAAAACCCAAGTGGGCGAAGGGGGCGCTAAGCTTAGTGGCGGTCAAAAACAGCGCATAGGCATTGCAAGAGCCTTATACGATAACCCTGAAATTTTAGTTTTAGATGAAGCCACTTCAGCCCTAGACAATGAAACCGAGAGTAAAATCATGGATGAAATCTATCAAATCGCTAAAAATAAAACCCTAATCGTTATCGCCCACCGCTTAAGCACGATCGAACGCTGTGAAGTCATCATTGACATGAGCCAACACAAAGACAATCTTATTTAAAGTTGGCTTCACTCTTTTATAAAGTTTTGCAAATCAAACCCCTTAAAGCTCTCCAAATACTTCCCTTGATAGCCGTTTTGACCCACTAAATTTTTCAAAACCTTGCTGTTGTAACCCAAAAACGCCACTTCATTAGCCTTAGCGCTTTCATAGTCATTGACGCTATCGCCTATCATTAGCATGCGGCCTGGGTTATAGGCGTATTTTTGAATGATATTAGCGATGATTTTAGGTTTATTAGGCGGACTCCCTTCAACGCTCTTAAAATACTTAGCAATCCCTAAAAACTCGCACAACACTTGCAATTCGCTATGCAAGGCCGCTGAAGCGATATGGAAAATGTAATTTTGATAATGCTTATCAATAAACGCCATCACTTCGCTATTCAAATGCCCCCTATCAAAAAGCTTTTGCTCTATGATAGCGCCAAACTCTAGGGCTAATTTATCCACTTCTTCTTGAGCGATAGGGGTTTTTAAAATCTCATTATAAAAGTATTGGATTTTTTCATTCCTTGAAATCCCCCCACTTTGATAATGATAAACTTCAAATTGTTTCAAATTCTCTTGATTCTTGTTGCCATGCTTTTGAAACAACGCCTTAAACCCTTCATTTTTTAAATGCATGCTGTCAAAAATCACGCCATCAAAATCCCATAAAACCACTTCAAGCACCATGATTTCCCCTTTTTTATAGGCTTATTTTGGTTTCATTTTACCTTATTCAAGCGGTATTTAAGCGATTATTTTTATCATTATTGGAGTATCTTGGATCAATTTTAATCAAATACCGCCCGCTAAAGCCTTATTTAAAAACTCTAACGCTCTTTAGATTTTTTAACTTAAAGCTCGTTTTTAAAGGTTGGGTTATTTTGACTCTTATTTGACAAGAATATGCAAACACTCTTTGGTGTGCACGGCTTTATGGGCGCGTTTGTTATCCGCTTTAAAACGCATGTAAGTTTTGGTAATTAGGGAGTAAGCGCCGTATTTTTTTAAGATATTTTTAATCTCTGTCTCGCTCATAAGCCCTTCATTGTTATAGCTTAAAAAAATATATTTGAATCGCGCTTTTTTGATTAAATCTTCAAAAGCGTTTAAGATTTTAGCACGAGAGCAAAAAGAGGATTTCTGGTAACTGGGCAAGCCGGTTTTGCCTTTTGGAGCAAAGGGCGTATAAGCAGCAATCGTGTTCAATAAATGGTAATTCGCCCCGTATTGCCTCGCATTATAAGGGGGGTCTAAATACAAAATATCCCCTGAAATCTTTCCGATCAACTCGCTAGCGTCTTGCTGATACACTTCATTAGCGTTTAAACTCAAATCAAAATGAGCGCCTTTTAAGATGAGTTCTTTTTGAGCGCTTTTTTTAAGGCGTTTTAAAAAAGCCCCATAAACTGAAGCGGTGTTAGCCACCTTGTCCGCGCTCTCTAATAGCGATGCGAGCAAAAAATAATACGCGCAATTATCAATGTTTTGAGAAAGCTTAAGCTCTTCAATTTTCAAACGCATCGCATCAATTTTTTGAGCGTTTGTTCCGCTAAAATACTGCCTTGAACTCCCCGAATAATGCGAATGGATAAAGCCTTTTTTTAAAGCAACGCTATTAACCTCATTAATAAGCTCTTCTTTATTGGGGATTTCTTGAATGTTGCCGATATAATTTTGATTCAAAACAAAGCTATAATATTCCAAATCATTAGAAATGATTTTATGAACAGCCTTTTTAAACGCGCGCCCCACAATGCCCGTCCCAGCGAATAGATCACAAAAAATCGCGCCAGAGAGATCATTACTTGCAACCGCATGGATATTTTCCTTAATAAAGGGAATAAGCTTGTATTTAGAGCCGATGTAGTTCATTGCAACCGCTATAAAGTAGTTTTTTGATTGTATCCAATTTGACACCCCTCATAATAACCTTTTTGATACCCTTCATTAAATATCCTATCATTACAAGTTTTTCTGTATTGTATGGGGTCATATTGATAGCAACCCACACAACCATCATATTCAGCTACCCCCTCATAGAAAGGATAACGATTGCCAGGAATTTTTGTTGCATCAAATCTATAGCCACTTTCTTTGCATTTTTTACAAATCTGGCGTTTCTTGTCATTACAAGCTTTACATAAAGCTTGGAAATCATCAAAAGTCTGTGTGTTTAAATCAGAAACTCTTAAATCATCCTTGCGGCCGTCTTTATGATCTATTTCTATTTGAGTGTTTTCAGAGTTGCCGCACACACCGCACATCGCGCAACATTGTTGGCTATAGTAATTTTTAATGTCTTGACGGATACTTTGGTTAAAAACACATTTGGTTTTATAGCCATTCAAGCATATTCTATCAATAGAATTGAGTTTGCCTTTTATCAAATTCAAATTCTTTAGCCAAAGATGAGTTATTCCTACACCAACTCCCCCCATTACCTAGCTGTAATCCTTGATATTTTCCTATAAATTCTATAGCGCTTACCCAACGACTCATCCCGTTTTTATCAGGTTATGCAAGTTCTAAAAATAATTCTTTTCTACTTTTACTCATTTTAAAAATCCTCTCTATAACATTTTATAAATTCTAATCAATTTATCTAAAATTAACGATCCTTTGTGATGGTTTTAGCTTTAGCGCCTACAGCCGTAGAACCCGTGGGTAAATCTGAAAGCACCACCGCATTAGCCCCAATCTTCACATCATCACCCACGCAAATCGCGCCCAAGACCTTAGCCCCAGCCCCCACTACCACTCGGTTGCCTAAAGTGGGGTGGCGCTTGCCCTTGAACTTGCCCGTGCCCCCTAGAGTTACGCCATGATAAATGGTAACATCATCTCCAATCTCTGTGGTCTCGCCAATCACCACACCCATGCCATGATCAATAAAAAGCCCTCTCCCAATCTTAGCGCCCGGGTGGATTTCTATCCCGGTAATAAAGCGCGCTAACTGAGAAAGCGCGCGCGCAATAAAATAAAGCCCCTTCTTGTGCAACGCATGCGCTAGGCGGTGGCAAAGCAGTGCATGAATGCCCGGATAAAGCAAAAGAACCTCCCACTTATTCCTAGCTGCCGGGTCTTCTTGCAAGACACGCTCCAGGCTATAAGACAAATCCAGCATGATAGAGTCTCCGGTTGAAATATATTTGAATCAACATGACTTAAGCAGATTTTTTCTCATCCATTCCAATGAGAACGCCCCTTTCTAAAGAAAGAAGCTTCCTAACTAAAGCATTCCATTGAATGCTAACACGAAAGGCTTTGTTCTTTAAAGTCTGCATGGATATTTCCTACCCCAAAAAAAATTAGTGGGATTTTAACATCTTTTAGCTAAATCATTATACCTAAACTCACACTCCTTTTATAATGGGTTAAACAATCCTTTAAAAAAGGCTTAAAAATTCACTAATCCATCATTTATTTGGCATTTATTTGGCATAAAACTATTTTAAATAAAAAAATAAAAAGCAGATTGAAAAAGACTATCGGTAATGGTGCCGAAGGTCGGACTCGAACCGACACGGGATTGCTCCCACCAGATTTTGAGTCTAGCGTGTCTACCAATTCCACCACTTCGGCATATATAGAGCAAAGAGTGAGATTATACCCACTTATTCCTTAAAGAAACTTAATGGTGCACTGGGCGAGACTCGAACTCGCACGAGATTGCTCCCACCACCCCCTCAAGATGGCGTGTCTACCAATTCCACCACCAGTGCTAAAAATTTAAAGCAAGTATTATAGCTAAATTACGCTTTTTAAGCAATAATTTAGCCCATCAAAATCCTTAACTTAAGAATGGGTTACTATAAATAGCGATAATAGCAAACACTAAAGTATAAATCACTTGCGCTTCAATCATCGCCATGGCCACAAACATAGTGGTGAGCAATTTACCGCCCACTCCTGGGTTCCTCGCTGTGCCTGTAATGGTCGCTGCAGCCGCATTCCCCATGCCGATTGCCCCACCAAAAGCGGCAATCCCTAGACCGATCATCGCTCCTAAGATGGAATAAGATTTAATCATATCCATCCCCCCCATTCCACCATCATGAGCGAAAGCAACGCCCGCTAAAGCCAGAAAAAATAACGCTAAAAATTTCATTTTCGCACTCCGTTTTCAAAAATTAGGCTTGATTTTCATTTCGAATCGTTCCTCTACTTTCAAAAATACAAGCAAGAATTTATTTTAATACAAACTAGCTTAAAATCTCTTTTAAAATAATAAATTTTTATTAAATTATTAGAAATAAGGAAGTTTTTAAAAAAACAAATTTAATTTAAGCAATAAGCAATAAGTTATCCTTAAAAACTTAAAACAATCCATTAGTAGTATAATGATGTGGTCAATAAATTAGATACAACAAAGGATCACAATGCCAAAAGATAACAATAAAGAACTCACTCTACTTGAAAGGGTTTTGGGTAGCAGAATAGAAGTTCTGCCGACCTTGCCAAGAAAACAAACACTTGATAGCAATTATCAACGCATGATTTTAATTAAATCAAATGAGCTATACGATAAGCTAGGTCATATCATCAATCATGGCCTTAGCTCTTTGCCTATTTTTACAACAAGTGTTCCTTTAGATAAATTAGTGTTATATAAAGATGGAAAGGTTTCATCTATGTTAAAAGGTGTCAAAGGGTTTGGGGGCCATGAAGGTTTTGAGATAGTAGGTGCTATTGAGCTAACTACAGGGATTATGAACCATATTGCCCCTATTCTTAATTATGAACTAGTAAAAATCTATTATGAAGCATATGCCGAAACTAATCGTCTTTTTAATGAAAATCAAAGCTTACTCACACAACAAAACATCTTTGTTACCCAACAAATTAATGCCTTAAAAGCTAAAACTAAATTTCTCCAAGAAGTTTATAAGGATATTTCTCAAATTTCTAAAAGTGATGTTTTGAGACAATCAACATGCACAAGTTTACAAAACATACGCATTAAATTAGATGAAATTTTTTATAATTTTATATCCCAAATAAATCAAGGGCTAATGATAAAAAACTTTAATGATGTAGGTAGTAACTACATTTGTGCGAGATATGCTCTTTCTCATTATGGTTTTGCGTTGGTTTTAGAATATGTTGTTGCAGGACTCATTGATAATGAGAGCATGAAATCTTTAAAAGCTAAAGTTGAAGAAGCTTTTAGTAGTTTCAATCAAACAACAAAGAATTGGGAAGAACAATTAAATTTTATCCAAAACGATAATTGCCAATCTCAACAAAGTATTATGCCATGTTATGGGTGGTATTATGGGTCGGCATACCACCCTAATCAACTAAATGAAATCAATAGGTTAAACAACGAAAATGCACATATAGAATATATCAAAAGTAATATTTTAAGTTATTTTGATACAGAAAGGGATAGAGAAGCTCTCTTTAATTTAATTGAAGCCCCTAAACAATACCTTCAAAATATTGTTATCACCCACGAAGAGAAATAAAAAAGAGTGTATATATTTTAGCCAAATCCTATGTATTAGATTGGTTTTACATAGGACTATGGATAATTTAAGAGATGGATTAAGCCAAATCTAAAGCGATTTTACCCTTATTGAAACTAATCACCCTACACCTGATACTATCGCCTTCTTTTAAAAC
The window above is part of the Helicobacter pylori genome. Proteins encoded here:
- the rplL gene encoding 50S ribosomal protein L7/L12; the protein is MAISKEEVLEYIGSLSVLELAELVKMFEEKFGVSATPTVVAGAAVAGGAAAESEEKTEFNVILADSGAEKIKVIKVVREITGLGLKEAKDATEKTPHVLKEGVNKEEAETIKKKLEEVGAKVEVK
- the rplA gene encoding 50S ribosomal protein L1 → MAKKVFKRLEKLFSKIQNDKAYGVEQGVEVVKSLASAKFDETVEVALRLGVDPRHADQMVRGAVVLPHGTGKKVRVAVFAKDIKQDEAKNAGADVVGGDDLAEEIKNGRIDFDMVIATPDMMAVVGKVGRILGPKGLMPNPKTGTVTMDIAKAVSNAKSGQVNFRVDKKGNVHAPIGKASFPEEKIKENMLELVKTINRLKPSSAKGKYIRNAALSLTMSPSVSLDAQELMDIK
- a CDS encoding HAD family hydrolase, yielding MVLEVVLWDFDGVIFDSMHLKNEGFKALFQKHGNKNQENLKQFEVYHYQSGGISRNEKIQYFYNEILKTPIAQEEVDKLALEFGAIIEQKLFDRGHLNSEVMAFIDKHYQNYIFHIASAALHSELQVLCEFLGIAKYFKSVEGSPPNKPKIIANIIQKYAYNPGRMLMIGDSVNDYESAKANEVAFLGYNSKVLKNLVGQNGYQGKYLESFKGFDLQNFIKE
- the rplK gene encoding 50S ribosomal protein L11 — protein: MAKKVVGEIKLQIPAGKANPSPPVGPALGQRGVNIMEFCKAFNERTKDMGSFNIPVIITVYQDKSFTFITKKPPVTDLIKKASGVEKGSDNPLKNKIAKLTHKQVEEIAQLKMEDLNTSTMEAAKKIVMGSARSMGVEVVD
- the secE gene encoding preprotein translocase subunit SecE, with protein sequence MDKWLMQYKLAREELSKVIFPIKEQIRNALVSVLVVVSTITLFLALLDFSLGAFVSSVL
- the nusG gene encoding transcription termination/antitermination protein NusG translates to MDWYAIQTYSGSEQSVKKAIENLANDHNIRDRIQEIIVPTEDIIEVSKKSKTKVTERSLYPGYVFIKVDLDTVLWHKIQSLPRVSRFIGENKKPTPLSEADIGHILEKMNNRAAPKPKIFFEQGEVVRVVEGPFANFTATVEEYDVEHRKLKLNVSIFGRNTPIEILHSQVEKII
- the tuf gene encoding elongation factor Tu, translated to MAKEKFNRTKPHVNIGTIGHVDHGKTTLSAAISAVLSLKGLAEMKDYDNIDNAPEEKERGITIATSHIEYETENRHYAHVDCPGHADYVKNMITGAAQMDGAILVVSAADGPMPQTREHILLSRQVGVPHIVVFLNKQDMVDDQELLELVEMEVRELLSAYEFPGDDTPIIAGSALRALEEAKAGNVGEWGEKVLKLMAEVDAYIPTPERDTEKTFLMPVEDVFSIAGRGTVVTGRIERGVVKVGDEVEIVGIRPTQKTTVTGVEMFRKELEKGEAGDNVGVLLRGTKKEEVERGMVLCKPGSITPHKKFEGEIYVLSKEEGGRHTPFFTNYRPQFYVRTTDVTGSITLPEGVEMVMPGDNVKITVELISPVALELGTKFAIREGGRTVGAGVVSNIIE
- the rpmG gene encoding 50S ribosomal protein L33 is translated as MKVKIGLKCSDCEDINYSTTKNAKTNTEKLELKKFCPRENKHTLHKEIKLKS
- a CDS encoding ABC transporter ATP-binding protein — encoded protein: MAKKKHKISTLKYFLRSLKQIYMLITFKEKMVFFLLVLMAVFSSFVEVMSLTLLMPFITLASDPIRALDDKDWKMVYDFFHFSSPVRLMYFFSFCLVGIYLFRMFYGVSFTYLKGRFSNKKAYQIKQQLFLQHIKSNYLSHLNHNLDSLRDIINNKADGMFMSFNAFLNLLTELTVIVFFYSTLLITNWKLTLIFTLIISIQIFIITKKITVLIQKKGEIAAKSRAQTLKVFSKFFSNFKITKLKDNHEEAHKLFGENSRKAHDTEIIYATLQVVPRYSLETVGFSLLILAVAYILFKYGEAKMVLPTISMYALALYRTLPSVTGVLNQYNEIAYNQLATNIVFKSLSKTIVEEDLVPLDFNEKITLQNISFAYKSKHPVLKDFNLTIQKGQKVALIGHSGCGKSTLADIIMGLTYPKSGEIFIDNTLLTNENRRSWRKKIGYIPQNIYLFDGTVGDNIAFGSAIDEKRLIKVCKMAHIYDFLCEHEGLKTQVGEGGAKLSGGQKQRIGIARALYDNPEILVLDEATSALDNETESKIMDEIYQIAKNKTLIVIAHRLSTIERCEVIIDMSQHKDNLI
- the rplJ gene encoding 50S ribosomal protein L10, whose translation is MQKQHQRQHKVELVANLKSQFVDAKALLICDYKGLSVKKLEALRNKARNQGIKVQVIKNTLAHIAMKEAGYSDLDLKETNVFLWGGDQIALSKLVFDFQKEHKDHFVLKAGLFDKESVSVAHVEAVSKLPSKEELMGMLLSVWTAPARYFVTGLDNLRKAKEEN